Proteins encoded in a region of the Burkholderia ubonensis subsp. mesacidophila genome:
- a CDS encoding lactonase family protein — protein sequence MPNRLRVRDARASTRGFPLRLAHWMKGFAIVLSLSATHAFAQQSATAPADGVYNLLVGTYTDGGSDGIYVYRFDTKTGSVAPVSSAKTVNPSYLLPSRDGRTVYAVNELPGDNGPAGQRGGISAFRFDAKTGALTFIDRVSSEGNDPCYLSLSPDGKYLVTANYSVAANPGGSFAVFPLREDGAVGQAALAVHHEGSGPVKGRQDGAHVHSTVFSPDGRYLFVQDLGADKIFGYRYTVDGSRGLISPTDTRYTPVKAGSGPRHMVFGANGRYAYVTSELNAAVEVFGYQDGKLTPVQTVPMAAPGFKGKVGGAAIHLSPDGRFLYASNRGDANEIVIYAVNPADGRLKTVGRQSSLGKTPREFLIDPTGKWLIVGNQDSDTFYVFRRDAETGKLDANPQKVAVGKPVDFKLVPVL from the coding sequence ATGCCCAACCGTTTACGCGTACGTGACGCGCGCGCTTCGACCCGAGGGTTTCCGCTCAGGCTCGCTCACTGGATGAAAGGTTTCGCGATCGTGCTTTCCTTATCCGCGACCCATGCGTTCGCGCAACAGTCCGCGACGGCGCCCGCGGACGGCGTCTACAACCTGCTGGTCGGCACCTACACGGACGGCGGCAGCGACGGGATCTACGTGTACCGCTTCGACACGAAGACGGGCAGCGTCGCGCCGGTGTCGTCGGCGAAGACCGTCAATCCGTCGTACCTTTTGCCGAGCCGCGACGGCCGCACCGTGTACGCGGTCAACGAGTTGCCCGGCGACAACGGTCCGGCCGGCCAGCGCGGCGGCATCAGCGCGTTCCGCTTCGACGCGAAGACGGGCGCGCTGACGTTCATCGACCGCGTGTCGTCGGAAGGGAACGATCCCTGCTACCTGAGCCTGTCGCCGGACGGCAAGTACCTCGTGACCGCGAACTACTCGGTCGCCGCCAACCCGGGCGGCAGTTTCGCGGTGTTTCCGCTGCGCGAGGACGGCGCGGTGGGCCAGGCCGCGCTGGCCGTGCATCACGAGGGCTCCGGGCCCGTGAAGGGGCGCCAGGACGGCGCGCACGTGCATTCGACGGTGTTCTCGCCGGACGGCCGCTACCTGTTCGTGCAGGATCTCGGCGCGGACAAGATCTTCGGCTATCGCTACACGGTCGACGGCAGCCGCGGCCTGATCAGCCCGACCGACACGCGCTACACGCCCGTGAAGGCGGGTTCGGGCCCGCGCCACATGGTGTTCGGCGCGAACGGCCGCTACGCGTACGTGACGAGCGAGCTGAATGCCGCGGTCGAGGTGTTCGGCTACCAGGACGGCAAGCTGACGCCGGTCCAGACCGTGCCGATGGCTGCGCCCGGCTTCAAGGGCAAGGTCGGCGGCGCGGCGATCCACCTGTCGCCGGACGGCCGCTTCCTGTACGCGAGCAATCGCGGCGACGCGAACGAGATCGTCATCTACGCGGTGAACCCGGCCGACGGCCGGCTGAAGACGGTCGGCCGGCAGTCGAGCCTCGGCAAGACGCCGCGCGAGTTCCTGATCGACCCGACCGGCAAGTGGCTGATCGTCGGCAACCAGGACAGCGACACGTTCTACGTGTTCAGGCGCGATGCCGAAACCGGCAAGCTCGACGCGAACCCGCAGAAGGTCGCGGTCGGCAAGCCGGTCGACTTCAAGCTCGTTCCGGTGCTGTAA
- a CDS encoding glycoside hydrolase family 15 protein — MPALIEDYALVGDGHTAALIAKDGSVDWLCWPRFDSGACFAALVGTPEHGRWLLAPAADAAVTHTARRYRGDTLILETDYESADGAVTVIDFMPPGNGWSELVRIVVGRHGTMKMRMELVLRFDYGFSIPWVTQLSREDGVKAIAGPDTVVLRTSVPLTGKNLHTLAEFTVSADERVPFSLGYSPSHLRLPPARDPLSMLARTENYWLEWSGRCQVQGRYAAAVRRSLITLKALAYEPTGGIVAAPTTSLPEKIGGNRNWDYRFCWLRDATITLLALMRGGHYDEARAWRSWLGRVMAGSPEQIQIMYGIAGERRLPEMELDWLPGYQNSKPVRVGNGAANQLQLDVFGEVMAALHLARVGGLQADDTVWSVQCTLLDHLEKIWRQPDEGIWETRGGRRHFTFSKVMAWVAFDRAIKSAEMFRLPGALDRWRDLREQIHADVCANAWHADKQAFTQSYGSDELDASVLLLPLLGFLPPEDPRVASTVDAIERELLHDGLVLRYRTTEYDDGLPPGEGTFLACSFWLVDSYALLGRIDEAHRLFSRLLSLSNDLGLLAEEYDPVAGRLVGNFPQAFSHVALVHTAMNLMHHEEAMARAAGQPAPAVATGR, encoded by the coding sequence ATGCCCGCCCTGATCGAAGACTACGCCCTCGTCGGCGACGGCCACACGGCCGCGCTGATCGCGAAAGACGGCTCCGTCGACTGGCTGTGCTGGCCCCGCTTCGATTCGGGCGCCTGTTTCGCGGCCCTCGTCGGCACGCCCGAGCACGGCCGCTGGCTGCTCGCGCCGGCGGCCGACGCCGCCGTCACGCACACCGCGCGCCGCTATCGCGGCGACACGCTGATACTCGAAACCGATTACGAGAGCGCCGACGGCGCCGTCACCGTGATCGACTTCATGCCGCCCGGCAACGGCTGGTCGGAGTTGGTGCGGATCGTCGTCGGCCGGCACGGCACGATGAAGATGCGCATGGAGCTCGTATTGCGCTTCGACTACGGCTTCTCGATTCCGTGGGTCACGCAGCTGTCGCGCGAGGACGGCGTGAAGGCGATCGCGGGGCCCGACACCGTCGTGCTGCGCACGAGCGTGCCACTTACCGGCAAGAACCTGCACACGCTCGCCGAATTCACGGTGAGCGCCGACGAGCGCGTACCGTTCTCGCTCGGCTACTCGCCGTCGCACCTGCGGCTGCCGCCCGCGCGCGACCCGCTGTCGATGCTCGCGCGCACCGAGAACTACTGGCTCGAGTGGTCGGGGCGCTGCCAGGTGCAGGGCCGCTACGCGGCCGCGGTGCGCCGCTCGCTGATCACGCTGAAGGCGCTCGCGTACGAGCCGACGGGCGGCATCGTCGCCGCGCCGACCACGTCGCTGCCCGAGAAGATCGGCGGCAACCGCAACTGGGACTACCGCTTCTGCTGGCTGCGCGACGCGACGATCACGCTGCTCGCGCTGATGCGCGGCGGCCACTACGACGAGGCGCGCGCGTGGCGTTCGTGGCTCGGCCGCGTGATGGCCGGCTCGCCCGAGCAGATCCAGATCATGTACGGGATCGCGGGCGAGCGCCGGCTGCCGGAAATGGAGCTCGACTGGCTGCCCGGATACCAGAATTCGAAACCCGTGCGGGTCGGCAACGGCGCCGCGAATCAGTTGCAGCTCGACGTATTCGGCGAAGTGATGGCGGCGCTGCACCTCGCGCGCGTGGGCGGCCTGCAGGCCGACGACACCGTGTGGTCGGTGCAGTGCACGCTGCTCGACCATCTCGAGAAGATCTGGCGGCAGCCCGACGAAGGCATCTGGGAAACGCGCGGCGGCCGCCGCCACTTCACGTTCTCGAAGGTGATGGCGTGGGTCGCGTTCGACCGCGCGATCAAGTCCGCGGAAATGTTCCGCCTGCCCGGCGCGCTCGACCGCTGGCGCGACCTGCGCGAGCAGATTCACGCGGACGTCTGCGCGAATGCGTGGCATGCGGACAAGCAGGCATTCACGCAGAGCTACGGCAGCGACGAGCTCGACGCGAGCGTGCTGCTGCTGCCGCTGCTCGGCTTCCTGCCGCCGGAGGATCCGCGCGTGGCCAGCACGGTCGACGCGATCGAGCGCGAATTGCTGCACGACGGCCTCGTGCTGCGCTACCGCACGACCGAATACGACGACGGCCTGCCGCCCGGCGAAGGCACGTTTCTCGCATGCAGCTTCTGGCTCGTCGACAGCTACGCGCTGCTCGGCCGCATCGACGAAGCGCACCGCCTGTTCAGCCGGCTGCTGTCGTTGTCGAACGACCTCGGGCTGCTCGCCGAGGAGTACGACCCGGTCGCGGGCCGCCTCGTCGGCAACTTCCCGCAGGCGTTCTCGCACGTCGCGCTCGTGCATACCGCGATGAACCTGATGCACCATGAAGAAGCAATGGCGCGCGCGGCCGGCCAGCCGGCGCCGGCGGTTGCAACCGGACGTTGA
- a CDS encoding polyhydroxyalkanoate depolymerase: MLYQLHEFQRAMLSPLTAWAQAASKSFANPSSPLSLMPGATRMAAAYELLYRLGKDYEKPEFNLHQIVKDGHNIPIVEQTIVEKPFCRLLRFKRYSDDAGAVTQLKDEPVVLVCAPLSGHHATLLRDTVRTLLQDHKVYITDWIDARMVPIETGPFHLDDYVTYIQEFIRHIGARNLHVISVCQPTVPVLAAISLMASRGEDTPLTMTMMGGPIDARRSPTSVNSLATQHSISWFENNVIHTVPANYPGEGRQVYPGFLQHAGFVAMNPERHAASHWDFYQSLLRGDEDDAEAHRNFYDEYNAVLDMAAEYYLETIRVVFQEFRLAEGTWDIDGERVRPQDIKHTALMTIEGELDDISGSGQTHVAHELCTGIPQDQRRNLTAEKCGHYGIFSGRRWRTIIYPQLRDFIREHAPEPKHGATKDRPDVQPSAPLAAVPAANAPAGSAKTAAAKRARAKTSDAAAPAKAAAAKRGVTRAKPARARKAA; encoded by the coding sequence ATGCTTTACCAATTGCATGAATTCCAGCGGGCAATGCTGAGCCCGCTCACGGCCTGGGCCCAGGCCGCGTCGAAATCGTTCGCCAATCCGTCCAGCCCGCTCTCGCTGATGCCCGGCGCGACGAGGATGGCCGCCGCGTACGAATTGCTGTATCGGCTCGGCAAGGACTACGAGAAGCCCGAATTCAACCTGCACCAGATCGTCAAGGACGGCCACAACATCCCGATCGTCGAGCAGACGATCGTCGAGAAGCCGTTCTGCCGCCTGCTGCGCTTCAAGCGCTACTCGGACGACGCGGGCGCGGTCACCCAGCTGAAGGACGAACCGGTCGTGCTGGTCTGCGCGCCGCTGTCCGGCCACCACGCGACGCTGCTGCGCGACACCGTGCGCACGCTGCTGCAGGATCACAAGGTCTACATCACCGACTGGATCGACGCGCGGATGGTGCCGATCGAGACCGGCCCGTTCCACCTGGACGACTACGTCACGTATATCCAGGAGTTCATCCGCCACATCGGCGCGCGCAACCTGCACGTGATCTCGGTATGTCAGCCGACGGTGCCGGTGCTTGCGGCGATCTCGCTGATGGCGAGCCGCGGCGAGGACACGCCGCTCACGATGACGATGATGGGCGGGCCGATCGATGCGCGCCGCAGCCCGACGTCGGTGAACTCGCTGGCGACGCAGCATTCGATCTCCTGGTTCGAGAACAACGTGATTCACACGGTGCCAGCGAACTACCCGGGCGAAGGCCGCCAGGTGTATCCGGGCTTCCTGCAGCACGCGGGCTTCGTCGCGATGAATCCGGAGCGGCACGCGGCATCGCACTGGGACTTCTACCAAAGCCTGCTGCGCGGCGACGAAGACGACGCGGAAGCGCACCGCAACTTCTACGACGAATACAACGCGGTGCTCGACATGGCCGCCGAGTATTACCTCGAGACGATCCGCGTCGTGTTCCAGGAATTCCGCCTTGCCGAAGGCACGTGGGATATCGATGGCGAACGCGTGCGCCCGCAGGACATCAAGCACACCGCGCTGATGACGATCGAAGGCGAGCTCGACGACATCTCCGGCAGCGGCCAGACCCACGTCGCGCACGAGCTGTGCACGGGCATCCCGCAGGACCAGCGCCGCAACCTCACCGCGGAGAAGTGCGGGCACTACGGGATCTTCTCGGGCCGCCGCTGGCGCACGATCATCTACCCGCAACTGCGCGACTTCATCCGCGAACACGCGCCGGAACCGAAGCACGGCGCCACGAAGGATCGCCCGGATGTGCAGCCGTCCGCGCCGCTCGCCGCCGTGCCGGCCGCGAATGCGCCGGCCGGGTCCGCGAAGACCGCCGCCGCGAAACGCGCGCGCGCAAAGACGTCCGACGCGGCCGCCCCGGCGAAGGCCGCCGCCGCGAAGCGCGGCGTCACGCGCGCGAAGCCAGCCCGTGCCCGCAAGGCGGCCTGA
- a CDS encoding TetR family transcriptional regulator gives MNQPKIKRDPEGTRRRILMAAAEEFASGGLFGARVDQIARRAETNERMLYYYFGSKEQLFTAVLEHAFSALTDAERVLDLDGVAPVEAVTRLAHFVWDYYRDHPELLRLINNENLHEARYLHKSTRIREMISPIVTTLGNVLTRGQKAGLFRSDVDPLRFYVTLSGLGYYIVSNRFTLAATLGRDFSAPDERDEVVRMNTELLLAYLLRR, from the coding sequence ATGAATCAGCCAAAAATCAAAAGAGATCCTGAAGGCACCCGCCGCCGCATCCTGATGGCGGCGGCCGAAGAATTCGCAAGTGGGGGCCTGTTCGGCGCACGCGTCGACCAGATCGCGCGGCGGGCGGAAACCAACGAGCGCATGCTCTATTACTACTTCGGCAGCAAGGAGCAGCTGTTTACTGCCGTGCTCGAGCATGCGTTTTCCGCGCTGACCGACGCCGAACGCGTGCTCGACCTGGACGGCGTCGCGCCGGTCGAGGCGGTCACGCGGCTCGCGCACTTCGTGTGGGACTACTACCGCGACCATCCCGAGCTGCTGCGGCTGATCAACAACGAAAACCTGCACGAAGCCCGCTATCTGCACAAATCGACGCGGATCCGCGAAATGATCTCGCCGATCGTCACGACGCTCGGCAACGTGCTGACGCGTGGCCAGAAGGCCGGGCTGTTCCGCAGCGACGTCGATCCGCTGCGCTTCTACGTGACCCTGTCGGGCCTCGGCTACTACATCGTGTCGAACCGCTTCACGCTCGCCGCGACGCTCGGCCGCGACTTCAGCGCGCCCGACGAGCGCGACGAGGTGGTCAGGATGAACACCGAGCTGCTGCTCGCCTATCTGCTGCGGCGCTGA
- the rsxB gene encoding electron transport complex subunit RsxB, with the protein MREIGDNPPLANLAGRARRGRQTFGAPAPAVPVTDSKTLADRIEDLLPQTQCTKCGYEGCRPYAEAIAAGDANYNQCPPGGAEGIARLARLLGKPVIPLNPVNGDERARPVAVIDENLCIGCTLCMQACPVDAIAGAPKQMHTVITSLCTGCDLCVPPCPVDCIAMVPVTGEHTGWDAWTQAQADAARERHDRRLARQRREREAAEARAAARRSASAAAPAAMSATQPAAADATTDADAKKRAIIAAALERARKKKDELTAQGSAPKNTEGVSPAVQAQIDAAEARRKRLAEQEAGEAGEGAPEPEDGPSAPPDPKPQ; encoded by the coding sequence ATGCGGGAAATCGGCGATAATCCTCCTTTGGCAAACCTTGCCGGCCGCGCCCGTCGTGGCCGTCAGACATTCGGCGCACCGGCGCCCGCTGTCCCCGTGACCGACTCCAAGACACTTGCGGATCGCATCGAAGATCTGCTGCCCCAGACCCAATGCACGAAGTGCGGCTATGAAGGCTGCCGCCCGTACGCCGAGGCCATCGCCGCCGGCGACGCAAACTACAACCAGTGCCCGCCGGGCGGCGCCGAGGGCATCGCGCGCCTCGCGCGCCTGCTCGGCAAGCCCGTGATTCCGCTGAATCCGGTCAACGGCGACGAGCGCGCGCGCCCCGTCGCGGTGATCGACGAAAACCTCTGCATCGGCTGCACGCTCTGCATGCAGGCCTGCCCGGTCGATGCGATCGCCGGCGCGCCCAAGCAGATGCATACGGTGATCACATCGCTCTGCACGGGCTGCGACCTGTGCGTGCCGCCCTGCCCGGTCGACTGCATCGCGATGGTGCCCGTCACCGGCGAGCACACCGGCTGGGATGCATGGACGCAGGCGCAGGCCGACGCCGCGCGCGAACGCCACGACCGCCGGCTCGCGCGCCAGCGCCGCGAGCGCGAGGCCGCCGAAGCGCGCGCGGCCGCGCGCCGCTCGGCAAGCGCCGCCGCACCGGCCGCAATGTCCGCGACGCAACCCGCCGCGGCCGACGCGACCACGGATGCCGACGCGAAGAAACGCGCGATCATCGCGGCCGCGCTCGAACGCGCGCGCAAGAAAAAGGACGAACTGACCGCGCAAGGCAGCGCGCCGAAAAACACCGAAGGCGTGAGCCCCGCGGTCCAGGCCCAGATCGATGCGGCCGAAGCGCGCCGCAAGCGGCTCGCCGAGCAGGAGGCCGGGGAAGCCGGCGAAGGCGCGCCCGAACCGGAAGACGGCCCGTCCGCGCCGCCCGACCCGAAACCACAATGA
- the nth gene encoding endonuclease III, translating into MNASKRRAIFETLQSLNPNPTTELEYATPFELLIAVMLSAQATDVSVNKAMRKMFPVANTPRQIVALGEEGVIEYIKTIGLYRTKAKNVVATCRILLEQYGGEVPADREALESLPGVGRKTANVVLNTAFGHPTIAVDTHIFRVANRTGLAPGKDVRAVEAALEKFTPKEFLQDAHHWLILHGRYVCKARKPECWHCAIEPLCEYRPKTPPPTE; encoded by the coding sequence ATGAACGCCAGCAAACGACGCGCGATCTTCGAAACGCTGCAGAGCCTCAATCCGAATCCGACCACCGAGCTCGAATACGCGACGCCGTTCGAACTGCTGATCGCGGTGATGCTGTCCGCGCAGGCGACCGACGTGTCGGTCAACAAGGCGATGCGCAAAATGTTCCCGGTCGCGAACACGCCGCGACAAATTGTCGCGCTCGGCGAGGAAGGCGTCATCGAGTACATCAAGACGATCGGGCTGTACCGGACCAAGGCGAAGAACGTGGTGGCCACGTGCCGGATCCTGCTCGAGCAATACGGCGGCGAAGTGCCGGCCGATCGCGAGGCGCTCGAAAGCTTGCCGGGCGTCGGCCGCAAGACCGCCAACGTCGTGCTCAACACCGCGTTCGGCCACCCGACGATCGCGGTCGACACGCACATCTTCCGCGTCGCGAACCGCACCGGCCTTGCGCCCGGCAAGGACGTGCGGGCCGTCGAGGCCGCGCTCGAGAAGTTCACGCCGAAGGAATTCCTGCAGGACGCGCATCACTGGCTGATCCTGCACGGCCGCTATGTGTGCAAGGCGCGCAAGCCCGAATGCTGGCACTGCGCGATCGAGCCGCTGTGCGAGTACCGGCCGAAGACCCCACCGCCCACCGAGTAG
- a CDS encoding DMT family transporter has translation MSSARPPSAALQGALYVAVSAAAFGAMAIFGRYAYAGGVDVLGLLIVRFAIGGAVLAAIAMRRGVVWPRGRALGSLVAMGALGYVGQSFCYFSALQHAQASLVALLLYLYPAFVTLLAAWWLGERLTRAKVVALALCVAGSALMVGGGHGEPLGIALALAAAVIYSLYIVAGTKATRGVDPLATTAVICVSATATLVLIAVVRGAALGALPHWPATAGGWAAMLAIALVSTVTAMIAFFAGLERLGAARTSMLSTLEPVVTVALAALLFGEALSPMQWAGGVAILAAVLALVRAGGAAADDATATSNA, from the coding sequence ATGTCCTCCGCCCGTCCGCCTTCCGCCGCCCTGCAGGGTGCGCTCTACGTCGCCGTGTCCGCAGCCGCGTTCGGCGCGATGGCGATTTTCGGCCGCTATGCGTATGCGGGCGGCGTCGACGTGCTCGGGCTCCTGATCGTACGCTTCGCAATCGGCGGCGCGGTGCTTGCCGCGATCGCGATGCGCCGCGGCGTCGTGTGGCCGCGCGGCCGCGCGCTTGGCTCCCTCGTCGCAATGGGTGCGTTGGGCTACGTCGGCCAGTCGTTCTGCTATTTCAGCGCGTTGCAGCACGCGCAGGCGAGCCTCGTCGCGCTGCTGCTGTACCTGTATCCGGCGTTCGTCACGCTGCTGGCCGCATGGTGGCTCGGCGAGCGGCTCACGCGCGCCAAGGTCGTCGCGCTCGCGCTGTGCGTCGCGGGCTCGGCGCTGATGGTCGGCGGCGGCCACGGCGAGCCGCTCGGCATCGCGCTGGCGCTCGCCGCCGCGGTGATCTATTCGCTATACATCGTCGCCGGCACCAAGGCGACGCGCGGCGTCGATCCGCTCGCGACGACCGCCGTCATCTGCGTGTCGGCGACCGCGACGCTCGTGCTGATCGCCGTCGTGCGCGGCGCGGCGCTCGGCGCGCTGCCGCACTGGCCCGCAACGGCGGGCGGCTGGGCGGCGATGCTGGCGATCGCGCTCGTGTCGACGGTCACCGCGATGATCGCGTTCTTCGCGGGGCTCGAGCGGCTCGGCGCGGCGCGCACGTCGATGCTGTCGACGCTGGAGCCGGTCGTGACCGTCGCGCTTGCGGCGCTGCTGTTCGGCGAGGCGTTGTCGCCGATGCAGTGGGCGGGCGGCGTCGCGATTCTCGCGGCGGTGCTGGCGCTCGTGCGGGCGGGCGGCGCCGCCGCGGACGATGCGACGGCGACCTCCAACGCTTGA
- a CDS encoding DUF1841 family protein produces the protein MFNPSRDEVRRFFIDTWRKQRAGEILTPLEAIAADWIVEHPEYHDDLADADGAAERNYTPEEGRTNPFLHLSMHLAISEQLSIDQPPGIRAAHDKLAAKLDSTHEAQHAIMECLGETIWEAQRTNTPPDSDAYLQRILRRASRD, from the coding sequence ATGTTCAATCCGAGTCGCGACGAAGTGCGTCGCTTTTTCATCGACACCTGGCGCAAGCAGCGCGCCGGTGAAATCCTCACGCCGCTCGAAGCGATCGCGGCTGACTGGATCGTCGAACACCCCGAATACCACGACGACCTCGCGGACGCCGACGGCGCCGCCGAGCGCAACTACACGCCCGAGGAAGGCCGCACGAATCCGTTCCTGCACCTGTCGATGCACCTCGCGATCAGCGAGCAGCTGTCGATCGACCAGCCGCCCGGAATCCGCGCCGCGCACGACAAGCTCGCGGCGAAGCTCGACTCGACGCACGAAGCGCAGCACGCGATCATGGAGTGCCTCGGCGAGACGATCTGGGAAGCGCAGCGCACCAACACGCCGCCCGATTCCGACGCGTACCTGCAGCGCATCCTGCGCCGCGCGTCGCGCGACTGA
- a CDS encoding c-type cytochrome — protein sequence MNNAFKTAAAIAFAAGLAIGSAHAADLSKGKDLVESHNCAACHGAKMNQPINAEYPRLAGQHADYLVWAMRQYQMGLSNPLLGRNNAIMQAQVQNLSVSDMKDIAAYIESLKGDLVFKK from the coding sequence ATGAACAACGCATTCAAGACGGCGGCGGCGATCGCGTTCGCGGCCGGCCTCGCGATCGGCAGCGCGCACGCGGCCGACCTGTCGAAGGGCAAGGACCTGGTCGAATCGCACAACTGCGCAGCCTGCCACGGCGCGAAGATGAACCAGCCGATCAACGCGGAGTATCCGCGCCTCGCCGGCCAGCACGCCGACTACCTCGTCTGGGCGATGCGCCAGTACCAGATGGGCCTCTCGAACCCGCTGCTCGGCCGCAACAACGCGATCATGCAGGCACAGGTGCAGAACCTGTCGGTCAGCGACATGAAGGACATCGCGGCTTACATCGAGTCGCTGAAGGGCGACCTGGTGTTCAAGAAGTAA
- a CDS encoding c-type cytochrome, with product MNKFVGKHVVVAALVALAGSAQAAGVVGNPKDGASKAAMCIGCHGIQDYRAAYPEVYRVPVLGGQNEQYLANALQAYRKKDRHFPSMNAIAGSLTDQDIADLAAYYAAQKPDSKDNPYK from the coding sequence ATGAACAAATTCGTCGGCAAACACGTTGTTGTCGCAGCGCTCGTGGCGCTCGCGGGCAGCGCGCAGGCGGCCGGTGTGGTCGGCAACCCGAAGGACGGGGCGAGCAAGGCCGCCATGTGCATCGGCTGTCACGGCATCCAGGATTACCGCGCAGCCTATCCGGAGGTCTACCGGGTACCGGTTCTCGGCGGCCAGAACGAGCAATACCTTGCCAACGCGCTGCAGGCCTACCGCAAGAAGGATCGCCATTTCCCGTCGATGAACGCGATCGCCGGTTCGCTGACGGACCAGGACATCGCCGATCTGGCGGCCTACTATGCCGCGCAGAAACCCGACTCGAAGGACAATCCCTACAAGTAA
- a CDS encoding AAA family ATPase, translating to MRFEGSSHYVATDDLKLAVNAALTLQRPLLIKGEPGTGKTMLAEEVAAALDMPLLQWHIKSTTKAQQGLYEYDAVSRLRDSQLGDERVKDIANYIVKGVLWQAFDAEHPSVLLIDEIDKADIEFPNDLLRELDRMEFHVYETRETVRAKHRPLVIITSNNEKELPDAFLRRCFFHYIQFPDASTMQKIVAVHYPNIREELLHAALESFFELRGVSGLKKKPSTSELLDWLKLLLAENIPPDALRGADRKQIVPPLAGALLKNEQDLSLFERLVYMNRHNR from the coding sequence ATGCGTTTCGAAGGGTCTTCGCATTACGTCGCCACCGACGATCTGAAGCTCGCGGTCAATGCCGCATTGACGCTGCAACGCCCGCTCCTGATCAAGGGCGAGCCCGGCACCGGCAAGACCATGCTCGCCGAGGAAGTCGCCGCGGCCCTCGACATGCCGCTCCTGCAGTGGCACATCAAGTCGACCACGAAGGCGCAGCAGGGCCTGTACGAATACGACGCCGTCTCGCGGCTGCGCGACTCGCAGCTCGGCGACGAACGCGTGAAGGACATCGCGAACTACATCGTCAAGGGCGTGCTGTGGCAGGCGTTCGACGCCGAGCACCCGAGCGTGCTGCTGATCGACGAGATCGACAAGGCCGACATCGAATTCCCGAACGACCTGCTGCGCGAGCTCGACCGGATGGAATTCCACGTGTACGAGACGCGCGAGACCGTGCGCGCGAAGCACCGCCCGCTCGTCATCATCACGTCGAACAACGAGAAGGAGCTGCCCGACGCGTTCCTGCGCCGCTGCTTCTTCCACTACATCCAGTTCCCCGATGCGTCGACGATGCAGAAGATCGTCGCGGTCCACTACCCGAACATCCGCGAGGAGCTGCTGCACGCCGCGCTCGAGAGCTTCTTCGAGCTGCGCGGCGTGTCGGGCCTGAAGAAGAAGCCATCGACGTCCGAGCTGCTCGACTGGCTGAAGCTGTTGCTCGCCGAGAACATCCCGCCGGACGCGCTGCGCGGCGCCGATCGCAAGCAGATCGTGCCGCCGCTCGCGGGCGCGCTCCTGAAGAACGAGCAGGACCTGAGCCTGTTCGAGCGGCTCGTCTACATGAACCGGCACAACCGGTAA